From the Acetobacter aceti genome, one window contains:
- a CDS encoding MFS transporter, with translation MTVSPTSHSTPNGLYGAARFKAMTAVCLAVLLAQIDYAIANIALPDIGADLHSSASDTVWVVNAYQLASLSSLLPLAAAGAWIGYARMCMMGITLFILASVGCALAPTLPLLTIARAIQGFGAASMLGVVSALIRFIYPVEELGKGVSVNTLIVGVGMALGPTVAGMILAVAHWPWLFWINLPIGALTFVLAASSLPVTPRQKEMPDPIGAVLCIIAVTALGLGGNSVAHSDGAMLACAMLVVGVATMSGLIRKESSSLQPILPIDLLRGIGFRIAFIVGIIAYIGSNLFMISMPFTLHDHYGWSATATGLLMTPWAFGLIVSASVTRRIADRIPAGILSSIGLVFVMLGFIALRFLPDIPTAFDVAWRIGLAGFGFGVFQVPNNRAMLLSALAGREGGASGMVQVSRQSGQTFGGIGTALILRLVPMNGSLVCLDGAAFCTAVAALLSVSRMVTGRK, from the coding sequence ATGACAGTTTCACCCACCTCACATTCCACGCCGAACGGCCTTTACGGCGCAGCACGCTTCAAGGCGATGACAGCAGTCTGCCTTGCCGTTCTACTGGCTCAGATCGACTACGCCATCGCCAACATCGCTCTGCCCGACATCGGTGCTGATCTGCATAGTTCCGCTTCAGATACGGTCTGGGTTGTGAACGCCTATCAACTGGCCAGCCTGTCATCCCTGCTGCCACTGGCCGCTGCCGGTGCGTGGATCGGCTATGCACGCATGTGCATGATGGGGATCACACTCTTTATCCTGGCCTCTGTCGGATGCGCCCTTGCCCCAACGCTTCCGCTGCTGACCATTGCCCGCGCCATACAGGGATTTGGCGCAGCCTCCATGCTCGGTGTTGTTTCCGCCCTGATCCGTTTCATCTACCCTGTTGAGGAACTCGGAAAAGGTGTTTCCGTGAACACCCTGATCGTGGGCGTGGGCATGGCCCTTGGTCCAACGGTTGCTGGCATGATTCTGGCTGTCGCGCACTGGCCTTGGCTTTTCTGGATCAACCTGCCCATTGGCGCTCTGACTTTTGTGCTGGCGGCGTCCTCCCTGCCCGTGACCCCCCGGCAGAAAGAAATGCCGGACCCCATAGGCGCCGTGCTCTGCATCATTGCAGTCACGGCGCTGGGTCTGGGAGGAAACTCCGTCGCGCACTCCGATGGCGCCATGCTGGCCTGCGCCATGCTGGTGGTTGGCGTCGCGACAATGAGCGGACTCATCCGCAAGGAATCCAGTAGTCTTCAGCCAATCCTGCCTATAGATCTCCTGCGTGGAATCGGCTTCAGGATCGCCTTTATCGTGGGTATCATCGCGTATATCGGCTCGAATCTGTTCATGATTTCCATGCCCTTCACGCTCCACGATCATTACGGATGGAGCGCAACCGCCACCGGCCTGCTCATGACACCCTGGGCATTCGGGCTGATCGTTTCCGCTTCCGTCACACGCCGCATCGCAGACAGGATTCCTGCAGGAATCCTGTCCTCGATCGGTCTTGTCTTCGTCATGCTCGGCTTTATCGCACTCCGCTTTCTGCCGGACATCCCCACAGCATTCGATGTCGCCTGGCGGATCGGCCTGGCCGGGTTCGGGTTTGGTGTCTTTCAGGTTCCCAACAACCGGGCGATGTTGCTGTCCGCTCTTGCCGGACGTGAAGGGGGAGCGAGCGGTATGGTTCAGGTCTCCCGTCAGAGCGGCCAGACTTTTGGAGGTATTGGAACGGCGCTCATCCTGCGCCTCGTGCCAATGAACGGCAGTCTTGTCTGCCTTGACGGTGCAGCCTTCTGCACTGCCGTCGCGGCCCTGCTCAGCGTCTCGCGCATGGTTACCGGCAGAAAATAA
- the cysE gene encoding serine O-acetyltransferase has protein sequence MTQSDTAGVSINLNSLWKQMVQESQVCCDPLVMGLLSTGIKNHSGFAIAMSALIGRKLGDHYVNSEQLTALVLECYEDTPDAIVAGAADLQAIRDRDPACPDYVTPFLFFKGFHAVQCYRVAHWLWNGNRRHLALHLQSRASELFAVDIHPAATLGRRILFDHGTGIVVGETSIIEDDVSLLQGVTLGGTGKHAGNRHPKIRRGVLIGAGAKVLGAIEVGEGAKIGAGSIVLEAVPPYTTVVGNPARKVGTRLKEMPSLTMDQTLPPIDYII, from the coding sequence ATGACACAGTCTGACACCGCAGGAGTTTCCATCAATCTGAACAGCCTGTGGAAGCAGATGGTGCAGGAATCTCAGGTCTGTTGCGATCCGCTCGTGATGGGGCTGCTATCAACGGGCATCAAGAACCACTCCGGCTTCGCTATCGCCATGTCTGCTCTCATCGGTCGCAAGCTTGGCGACCATTATGTGAATAGCGAGCAACTGACCGCCCTCGTGCTTGAGTGCTATGAAGACACACCTGACGCGATTGTCGCAGGTGCCGCCGACCTTCAGGCCATCCGTGACCGTGACCCGGCCTGCCCCGACTACGTGACCCCCTTCCTGTTCTTCAAGGGGTTTCACGCGGTCCAGTGTTACCGGGTCGCCCACTGGCTCTGGAACGGCAATCGCCGCCACCTTGCGCTCCATCTGCAAAGCCGCGCCTCCGAACTGTTCGCCGTCGACATCCATCCGGCCGCCACTCTGGGACGACGCATCCTGTTCGACCACGGAACCGGGATCGTGGTTGGTGAAACGTCCATTATCGAGGACGATGTCTCGCTGCTCCAGGGAGTGACCCTGGGAGGCACCGGTAAACATGCTGGAAACCGCCATCCCAAGATCCGGCGCGGCGTGCTGATCGGCGCCGGGGCCAAGGTTCTCGGCGCGATTGAAGTCGGTGAAGGCGCCAAGATCGGAGCCGGTTCCATCGTCCTGGAAGCCGTCCCGCCCTACACGACCGTCGTGGGTAATCCGGCCCGCAAAGTGGGAACCCGTCTCAAGGAAATGCCATCCCTGACGATGGATCAGACATTGCCGCCGATTGATTACATTATCTGA
- the folP gene encoding dihydropteroate synthase → MDTTRLIEPAGLVHGPAAEAVIKAGVALPLAGGRTAFTLATLIEKEKVSDPIPIDRIPGSWHAELERITVKPADAGLPSGPVVMGILNVTPDSFSDGGRYVDPEAAVAHAEKLTHDGARILDVGAESTRPGSAPVSADEEWARLQPLLLEMSRRGACLSVDTRNARTMEAALDAGATLINDVTALTHDPDALPLLVSRSCPVALMHMRGTPETMGSLTTYRDVAIDVVRELGDRIADAEKAGISRDRILVDPGIGFAKTTEQNAELIRRLPLFANLGCRILLGTSRKRMIGALAGVSDASGRDPGTIASSLPGLALGDTILRVHDCAGMMQAVRVWEGCFSPA, encoded by the coding sequence ATGGACACCACGCGTCTTATCGAGCCTGCTGGTCTTGTGCATGGTCCTGCTGCCGAAGCCGTCATCAAGGCTGGAGTGGCGTTACCTCTGGCGGGAGGCAGGACAGCCTTCACGCTTGCGACACTCATTGAAAAAGAGAAGGTTTCCGACCCGATCCCGATCGATCGCATTCCTGGATCGTGGCACGCGGAACTGGAACGTATCACAGTAAAGCCTGCCGACGCAGGTCTGCCGTCCGGCCCTGTCGTGATGGGTATCCTCAACGTGACGCCGGACAGTTTCAGCGATGGTGGTCGATATGTGGATCCCGAAGCGGCAGTGGCTCATGCTGAAAAACTGACGCATGACGGGGCGCGCATTCTGGATGTCGGAGCAGAAAGCACGCGTCCCGGTTCTGCTCCTGTGTCTGCTGATGAAGAATGGGCGAGGCTTCAACCGCTGTTACTGGAAATGTCCCGACGGGGAGCCTGCCTTTCCGTCGATACCCGTAACGCACGCACCATGGAGGCTGCGCTGGATGCCGGAGCCACGCTTATCAATGATGTGACGGCGCTCACGCACGATCCGGATGCTCTTCCTCTTCTGGTGAGCCGATCCTGCCCGGTCGCCCTGATGCATATGCGCGGCACGCCGGAAACGATGGGCAGTCTCACCACCTATCGGGATGTAGCGATTGATGTGGTCAGGGAGCTTGGCGACAGAATTGCGGACGCGGAGAAAGCCGGTATTTCCCGAGACCGTATTCTTGTTGACCCGGGAATAGGTTTTGCAAAAACCACGGAACAGAATGCCGAACTGATCCGCAGACTGCCGCTGTTCGCCAATCTTGGATGCCGGATTCTTCTGGGCACATCACGCAAACGCATGATCGGGGCGCTGGCAGGGGTGAGCGACGCGAGCGGGCGTGACCCGGGAACTATCGCGTCGTCATTGCCGGGACTGGCGCTTGGAGACACAATCCTGCGTGTTCATGACTGTGCGGGGATGATGCAGGCCGTGCGTGTGTGGGAAGGGTGTTTCTCACCGGCCTGA
- the ftsH gene encoding ATP-dependent zinc metalloprotease FtsH encodes MNNFGRNLALWVCIIVLLLFLFNMFQPTGAQHAAQQIAYSDFIGDVDKGEVRSVVIQEHNISGTLTNGTSFETYAPQDTGLVSRLTGKGVEVVAKPLEAEGNPFLRIVLNWFPFLLVGAVWLFMMRQMQSGGGRAMGFGKSRAKMLTEKQGRVTFADVAGIEEAKSELEEIVEFLKDPQKFTRLGGKIPKGVLLVGPPGTGKTLLARAIAGEANVPFFTISGSDFVEMFVGVGASRVRDMFEQGKKAAPCIIFIDEIDAVGRHRGAGLGGGNDEREQTLNQMLVEMDGFESNEGVILIAATNRPDVLDPALLRPGRFDRQVVVPNPDVNGREQILRVHMRKVPLASDVDPKVIARGTPGFSGADLANLVNEAALLAARQGKRTVAMLEFENAKDKVLMGTERRSLVMSDDEKKMTAYHEGGHALVSILTPGTDPVHKATIIPRGRALGMVMSLPEGDRYSKSRAKCVAELDLAMGGRAAEEIIFGPDNVTSGASGDIKMATDQARRMVTEWGMSEKMGMIAYGDNGQEVFLGHSVTQNKNISEETARSIDSEVKNLIDSAYHRAKTLLIDHIDELHRLAESLLEYETLSGEEIRQILRGEPIERVVVDDTMPENRRSSVPPVIGKPAAPDVPSSLGDASPQPG; translated from the coding sequence ATCAATAATTTTGGACGTAACCTTGCCCTCTGGGTCTGCATCATTGTTCTGCTGTTGTTCCTGTTCAACATGTTCCAGCCCACCGGGGCGCAGCATGCCGCGCAGCAGATCGCCTATTCCGACTTCATCGGTGATGTCGATAAAGGCGAAGTGCGCTCGGTTGTCATTCAGGAACACAATATTTCCGGAACGCTGACTAACGGCACGTCTTTCGAGACCTATGCGCCTCAGGATACGGGTCTCGTGTCCCGTCTGACGGGCAAAGGCGTGGAAGTGGTCGCCAAGCCGCTTGAGGCTGAAGGCAATCCCTTCCTGCGGATCGTGCTGAACTGGTTCCCGTTTCTTCTGGTGGGCGCGGTCTGGCTGTTCATGATGCGTCAGATGCAGTCGGGCGGCGGTCGGGCCATGGGCTTCGGCAAGTCCCGTGCGAAGATGCTGACAGAAAAGCAGGGTCGGGTGACCTTTGCTGATGTCGCTGGTATCGAGGAAGCCAAGAGCGAACTGGAGGAAATTGTTGAATTTCTGAAAGATCCGCAGAAGTTCACCCGTCTGGGCGGCAAGATCCCCAAGGGTGTTCTGCTCGTCGGTCCTCCGGGTACAGGCAAGACGCTGCTGGCGCGTGCGATTGCCGGTGAAGCCAATGTTCCGTTCTTCACCATTTCCGGTTCCGACTTCGTGGAAATGTTTGTGGGTGTTGGCGCGTCGCGTGTCCGTGACATGTTCGAGCAGGGCAAGAAAGCCGCTCCCTGCATCATCTTCATCGACGAAATCGATGCCGTGGGCCGTCACCGTGGCGCCGGTCTCGGTGGTGGTAATGACGAGCGTGAGCAGACCCTCAACCAGATGCTGGTCGAGATGGACGGGTTCGAGAGCAACGAAGGCGTGATCCTCATCGCCGCGACCAACCGTCCTGACGTGCTTGATCCTGCGCTGCTGCGTCCGGGCCGCTTTGACCGTCAGGTTGTTGTGCCGAACCCGGATGTGAACGGTCGTGAGCAGATCCTGCGTGTGCATATGCGCAAGGTGCCGCTGGCTTCTGATGTTGATCCGAAAGTCATCGCGCGTGGCACGCCGGGCTTCTCCGGCGCCGATCTGGCCAATCTGGTCAATGAGGCCGCTCTTCTGGCTGCGCGTCAGGGCAAGCGCACTGTGGCGATGCTTGAGTTCGAGAACGCGAAGGACAAGGTGCTGATGGGCACCGAGCGCCGCTCGCTGGTCATGAGCGACGACGAGAAGAAGATGACGGCCTATCACGAAGGTGGCCATGCACTCGTCTCGATCCTGACGCCGGGCACGGACCCTGTTCACAAGGCGACCATCATTCCGCGTGGCCGCGCCCTTGGTATGGTGATGAGCCTGCCGGAAGGGGATCGTTACTCCAAGAGCCGTGCGAAATGTGTGGCTGAACTCGATCTCGCGATGGGTGGCCGTGCTGCTGAAGAAATCATCTTTGGCCCGGATAACGTGACGAGCGGTGCGTCCGGTGACATCAAGATGGCGACCGATCAGGCCCGCCGGATGGTCACGGAATGGGGCATGAGCGAAAAGATGGGCATGATCGCTTATGGCGATAATGGTCAGGAAGTGTTCCTCGGTCACTCCGTGACACAGAACAAGAACATCTCGGAAGAGACGGCGCGGTCGATTGATTCCGAAGTCAAAAATCTGATCGATTCCGCGTATCATCGCGCCAAGACGCTGCTGATCGATCACATTGATGAACTGCATCGTCTGGCGGAATCTCTGCTGGAATATGAAACCCTGAGTGGCGAGGAAATCCGGCAGATCCTGCGCGGCGAGCCGATCGAACGGGTTGTCGTCGATGACACCATGCCTGAAAATCGACGCTCTTCAGTGCCGCCGGTGATTGGCAAACCGGCTGCTCCCGATGTGCCATCTTCTCTGGGAGATGCCTCTCCCCAGCCCGGCTAA
- the tilS gene encoding tRNA lysidine(34) synthetase TilS, with protein sequence MTGLSGEDDLLTFTGHDGISRTGFQTIMRKLGPWIPDGPDAPPVALAVSGGGDSIALAWLVASWRKRLIAFVVDHGLRPEFAAEAASALKTLSTLGIPAELLKVQDLPYGSALARRARDARYETLIRACRRVGAVDLLVAHQADDQVETVAMRQKRGSGPGLSGMAWVSERDDVRIVRPLLGYSRQALRNTLRQAGLSWCDDPSNENERAERVRVRKHLASAEKQALLRQVGRASEDRIGLEKSIIDELVETGCRMSWGWAAPGEALPSAHTLAALVRCVGGSDYLPSLSAMRSICEQKLPVTVGGARLMRGRAGGDRQEQWLLVREMAAMQAPVSARHGGCWDRRFVLRCAEGLPEGIMMGAAGQGISRKDRAGLPAAVTATLPALWKEGQRLCVPHLGLGDEGMLAKVAFDFVPSSPVTATCRWMNAYLT encoded by the coding sequence ATGACCGGCCTGTCAGGAGAGGACGATCTTCTGACGTTCACCGGTCATGACGGTATTTCGCGAACCGGTTTTCAGACGATCATGCGAAAATTGGGTCCGTGGATTCCCGATGGACCCGATGCTCCGCCGGTAGCGCTCGCGGTTTCTGGTGGTGGGGATTCCATCGCACTGGCCTGGCTAGTCGCATCCTGGCGAAAGCGCCTGATCGCCTTTGTTGTCGATCACGGACTGCGGCCCGAGTTTGCGGCTGAAGCCGCCAGCGCGCTTAAAACTCTCTCCACACTGGGAATTCCGGCCGAACTCCTCAAGGTTCAGGATCTGCCATACGGTTCGGCGCTGGCGCGACGGGCCCGTGACGCCCGTTATGAAACGCTCATCAGGGCGTGCCGCCGCGTGGGCGCAGTTGACCTGCTTGTCGCTCATCAGGCTGATGATCAGGTCGAAACCGTGGCGATGAGACAGAAGCGTGGCAGTGGACCGGGTCTCTCTGGCATGGCGTGGGTCTCTGAACGCGATGATGTCCGGATTGTGCGGCCCCTGCTGGGATATTCCCGTCAGGCCCTTCGAAATACACTGCGTCAGGCAGGTCTTTCCTGGTGCGATGACCCCTCAAATGAAAATGAACGCGCTGAACGGGTAAGGGTCAGGAAACACCTTGCTTCGGCAGAAAAACAGGCATTGCTGCGACAGGTCGGAAGAGCCTCCGAAGATCGTATCGGTCTCGAGAAATCAATCATCGATGAACTGGTCGAGACGGGCTGTCGCATGTCCTGGGGATGGGCGGCTCCGGGAGAGGCGCTGCCATCGGCCCATACTCTCGCAGCATTGGTCCGCTGTGTTGGAGGCAGTGATTATCTGCCGTCACTCTCCGCGATGAGAAGCATTTGCGAGCAGAAACTGCCCGTCACAGTAGGAGGTGCAAGACTCATGCGCGGACGAGCTGGTGGAGATCGTCAGGAGCAATGGCTGCTCGTCAGGGAAATGGCAGCCATGCAGGCTCCGGTGTCGGCTCGCCATGGTGGGTGCTGGGACAGACGGTTCGTGCTTCGCTGTGCAGAAGGTCTGCCTGAAGGCATCATGATGGGGGCGGCAGGACAGGGAATCTCCCGTAAAGACCGCGCGGGTCTGCCTGCGGCTGTGACGGCGACGCTTCCTGCTCTCTGGAAGGAAGGGCAGCGGCTGTGCGTGCCGCATCTGGGGCTGGGGGACGAAGGGATGCTCGCAAAAGTGGCGTTTGACTTCGTTCCATCGTCGCCGGTTACGGCAACTTGCCGCTGGATGAACGCATATTTAACCTGA